From the genome of Streptacidiphilus sp. PB12-B1b:
CCCGTACCGATGCCGCCGTGGTTCCCAACTCCCGCCCCAGCGACCAGCGCTGAGGGACCGGTCAGCCCTCGGTCCACCCGTGGGTCTTGGCGAACTTCAGCATCTCGCCCCGGATCCGCAGAATCTGCTCACCGGTCAGCGACGGCGCCGCACGCAGCAGCAGCTCCGTCATGTCACGGGTGTACTCGGCCACGGACAGCAGGTCGCACATGGGCTCCTCGCCGTCCAGCAGCCGGGGCTCCGCGACCGCGACCGACGGGGCCTCGCCCTGGGCGAGCCGCACCGAGGACGCCTTCAGCCCACGGCCGCCGTCCTCGACCTCGAACTCCACCGCCACCCCGGGGCGAACCGCCGCCTCCGGGATGAGCAGATCGTTCACATGCAGAAACACGTCTTCGCCA
Proteins encoded in this window:
- a CDS encoding cold-shock protein; this encodes MVAGRVVRFDGVRGYGFIAPDHGGEDVFLHVNDLLIPEAAVRPGVAVEFEVEDGGRGLKASSVRLAQGEAPSVAVAEPRLLDGEEPMCDLLSVAEYTRDMTELLLRAAPSLTGEQILRIRGEMLKFAKTHGWTEG